In Paenibacillus guangzhouensis, a single window of DNA contains:
- a CDS encoding ubiquinol-cytochrome c reductase iron-sulfur subunit, whose amino-acid sequence MSNHNEHEKKGNARKEMTRRQFLAYTLGGTTAFMAGGVALPMIRFAVNPLLEKKEKGSFIKVVEESKITNEPQEFSFEKHQVDGWYESNAKLSAYISKGEDGKIFALSPICQHLGCTIGWNNDKNFPNEYHCPCHGAHYTKDGKNLAVAPRPLKEYQMKIENGFIYLGDLIDNTRVK is encoded by the coding sequence ATGAGTAACCATAATGAACATGAGAAGAAGGGAAACGCACGGAAGGAAATGACACGTCGTCAATTTCTTGCGTACACGCTTGGGGGTACAACAGCATTTATGGCTGGCGGTGTAGCACTTCCGATGATTCGTTTTGCCGTAAATCCGTTGTTGGAAAAGAAAGAAAAAGGCTCGTTCATTAAGGTTGTCGAAGAAAGCAAAATTACGAATGAACCGCAAGAATTTTCTTTCGAGAAGCACCAAGTGGATGGATGGTACGAGAGCAATGCCAAATTATCTGCTTACATATCGAAAGGTGAAGACGGTAAGATTTTTGCATTGTCCCCGATTTGTCAGCATCTAGGTTGTACAATTGGTTGGAACAATGACAAGAACTTCCCGAACGAGTACCACTGTCCTTGTCATGGGGCTCACTACACCAAAGACGGCAAGAACTTGGCTGTCGCACCTCGTCCATTGAAAGAGTATCAGATGAAAATCGAGAACGGTTTCATTTACTTGGGCGATTTGATCGATAACACAAGAGTAAAATAA
- a CDS encoding DUF2487 family protein, whose protein sequence is MKFSEIASDQWEELQPYLDTCLLPITGLTGKESPYEATSALEHLRDWMDEVEVPFKGRMVTYPAFHYAEEEDCARVNAFCQHLKEGGFTYVILISAQLSLTDEMVKNADLVLSPATVAPSEEENIGRIMTRKIQQLWHKNV, encoded by the coding sequence ATGAAATTTAGTGAAATTGCAAGCGATCAATGGGAAGAATTGCAGCCTTATCTTGACACCTGCCTCCTCCCCATCACAGGACTAACCGGCAAGGAATCGCCGTATGAAGCGACTTCAGCATTAGAACATTTGAGGGATTGGATGGATGAAGTGGAGGTTCCTTTTAAAGGCCGGATGGTAACATATCCCGCTTTCCATTATGCTGAAGAGGAAGATTGCGCAAGAGTCAATGCATTTTGTCAACATCTCAAAGAAGGCGGTTTTACATACGTAATTCTGATCTCAGCGCAACTATCTCTTACAGATGAAATGGTCAAGAATGCTGATCTGGTGCTGTCTCCAGCCACTGTTGCCCCATCTGAGGAAGAGAATATCGGACGTATTATGACCCGTAAAATTCAGCAACTTTGGCACAAAAATGTCTAG